The region AATAATCATCGAACATCTCCGACAGGCGTAAGCAGGTGGTGGTTATCAATCTTTCCAGAGTTTCCAGGGCGCCCCGCGTGCCCAAACCTCTTCCAGCACCACCTTGTCACGCAACGAGTCCATGCTCTGCCAATACCCCTTGTGCGCAAAGCTGCCCAGCATGCGACGCTCTACCAGACGGTCCATGGGTTCGTTTTCCCAAACTGTCTGGTCACCATCAATCAGTTCAAATACCTCAGGCTCACAAACGAAAAATCCACCGTTGATCAGGCCGCCGTCGGCGGCGCCCTTTTCACGGAAGGCATCAACGTGGCTAAGGTTGTCGGACAAGCGCAGAGCGCCATAGCGGCCAGGCTGCGAGACCGCGGTAAGCGTGCACCAACAGCCCGAGGCGCGGTGCGACTCGACCAGCGCTGTAATATCCACGTCGCTCACGCCGTCGCCGTAGGTCAGGCAGAACGGGCCATCCATCAGGTATTTCTGAGCACGCTTGAGTCGGCCGCCAGTCATGGTGTCGCCGCCGGTATCCAGCACGGTGATCTTCCAGTTTTCCTGGAGTTCGTCGTGCCATTCGACGGCGCCAGTGGCTAGATCAATGGTGTAATCGGAGCGGATACCACGATAGTTCAGGAAGTAATCACGGATGTAATCAACCTTGTAGCCACCCAGCACGATGAATTCGTTAAACCCATGATGGGCGTACATCTTCATGATGTGCCAGATAATGGGTTTGCCACCCACTTCAACCATCGGCTTGGGCCGGACTGCAGTCTCTTCACTCAGGCGGGTACCAAAACCGCCAGCAAATATAACGACTTTCATATTTACCTCTCCTTAGGCAGGCAAGCTGACCCGGGCGAACGGGCAGATTTGTTGGTTTTTACGCGGGTAGCCAAGTCAGATCTTCCGACAGACGCCCCTGTGCAATATGGCCCTGCAGAACATGCAACCGCATCAGCGGTGATGCCCGGAAGTCGGCATCGTTGAACTTCATCCGCTGGAGCCCTTCGATCAGCTGACCAATGGAGTCAGATAACGTCATCAGCGGTTGGTGATCAGGCGCCAGCTTCGCAAAGAGGCTGAAGTCCACCTTGTATGACCGACTGTCGACCGGCGCGTCAGTATTGATGCTGACCGACGTGCCAGGCACTGCGTCCGCCACGGCAGCCGCCAGATCCCGGACCTGATGGTTGCGCTCGTCTGAACCAGTATTCACCCGCAGGAACCGCCCTCCATTGCTCGCCGGGCGCTGCACGGCCCAATCGATAGCGCGGGCCATATCAGCCACGTCGATCAAAGGACGCCACGGCGAGCCATCGCTCAGCACGGTAATGCGGCCCTCGCTCAAGGCGCAGGCGACAAAATCATTCAGTACCAGGTCAAGCCGCAGCCGGTCGGACATCCCGCAGGCCGTGGCGAATCGCAAACAGGTGATCACCATGTCACTCTCAATGTTCGCCAGCTCTTCCTCAGCGCCGATCTTGGACTTCGCGTAGGCCGTCATGGGCGCGACAGGATCGGTCTCGCAGCGTGGAGCACCGTGCGCGACGCCATATACGCTGCAACTGGATGCAAACACGAAATTGCGAACACCGGCCTGTGCAGCGCGTTGCGCTATGGAGACAGTAGCTTTCTGGTTAATCGCTTCGGTTACGGCTGCGAAGCGGTTACCCATTGGGTCATTCGAGACAGCCGCGAGCTCTATTACGGCTGTATAACCTTCAAGCATTGAAGCTGAAATAGTGCGGACGTCACCATAAAACTGGCGATCGAGGTAACGTTCCGGGGAAGCCACTGCGCCGGTCAGGCAGTGGCCGAAATAGGCATTGTCAAACCCGTGAATTACAGCGTCAGGATGGCGTAATGCCAGCTCTCTGACGACTGAGGGACCAACATAACCGAGGTTACCGAGGACGAGAATTTTCATAGGGCCTTCCTTGCGCCAAGCGAGGCTGGTTGCGGTTTATAGCGTTAAACACTTGTTTTAACTGGTCCTATGATACGGATGGCAATGCAAAGTTCCTTCAGACCGAGCCAGATCTGTGACATCAGTCCGCTACCTTTTCGCAGTCCTGGCCGAAACATTCTGTAAATTAATGACTTATTGAAGGGAGCTAACCGCAGCAGACGACGAGCGGTCATCCCGAAACGGGTACCGGCGGAGCGGAAAACAGGAGGGTCACTCTGACGCCGGTCGACTCAGAAGAAGCCAGCGCCGAGCAGAACGAAGAAGTGGATGCCGAGGGGATCAGAAAATGAGCATAAAAAAGCCGATCACTACTGCGAGACCAATCAGGAATATGATGCCGGCCGTACTGGCGAGAAACTTGAGCATATAAACTCCGAATGCAGAGACTGTTCATTTTCGACTGGCATCGAGAGGGTGAGTTCAGCGCGCGGTTGCCTCTTACGAAATGGCGAGATTGCTGCAACCGCTGTCGGAGCGTTACCGCGTGTTTCCTTTTGCCGTAAAGGCTTTAATATGGCGCGGCTTTTTACCATTTACCGGAGTAATTCTGATGCGCAAAGGAATAAAGGCCGCCGTTGCGGGCAGTCTCGCTATGGTCAGCGGCCTCGCTGCGGCCTCCCCCTTACAATGGCAGGACAACAGCCTGACCTACCTCTACGGCACCGATTTCGAGATCGATCCGAAAACCCAGCAGACTTTCACCCTGGAGCACGCCAGTGGCTGGAACGCCGGCGACCTGTTCATGTTCATCGATAGTATTCATTACAACGGTCGCAAGGACGCAGCAGGCAACAACAGTACCTATTACGGTGAGATCGCACCGCGCCTGTCCCTTGGCAAATTGAGCGGACAATCCATCAGTTTCGGGCCGGTGAAGGATGTACTGCTGGCGGGCGCATACGAGTTCGGACGTGGCGACATCAAGAACTACCTGCTTGGTCCGGCAGTGGACCTCGATCTTCCCGGCTTCGATTATTTCCAGCTCAACACCTATTATCGGCACGCAGATACGCCCGACGGCAACCGGGGCAGCTGGCAGATTACGCCCGTCTGGGGCTTGACCCTGCCCGCTGGCAAGTCAGATATTCTGATCGATGGCTATATCGACTGGGTGGTGGATAACGACGGAGACGGGCCCCACGCCAATTTCCATTTCAACCCTCAGATCAAATACGATCTGGGCAAGGCGATGGGCTGGAAAGCCAAACAATTCTATGCCGGTATCGAATACAGTTACTGGAAGGACAAGTACGGCATACGAAACAGCCGCGATTTCGACACCAACCAGAACGTCACCAATCTACTGGTAAAAGTACACTTCTGACCGCTGCCATCACACCGGTGCTCGCCTGAGCATCGGTGCGCACTGCTCCTGCCTGCTGATCCTGTAACCTTTAACTCAAGCGTTTTACCGGCAAAGCCGGTCGAACAGCAGACCTGGTTTCGATTCAGATGCTACAGCATGGAAGTGGATACGCGACGGGAGCACTCAAGGAAGCTAGACGGCAGAGTAACGCCGGGATATTGCAGGGGAAACGTCAGGCAGAAGCTGTATCAGCGGGCTCGCTGGGCGAATTCGGCGCAACAAAGATCAGCGCCTGGGTAATT is a window of Pseudomonas sp. gcc21 DNA encoding:
- the rfbF gene encoding glucose-1-phosphate cytidylyltransferase, whose protein sequence is MKVVIFAGGFGTRLSEETAVRPKPMVEVGGKPIIWHIMKMYAHHGFNEFIVLGGYKVDYIRDYFLNYRGIRSDYTIDLATGAVEWHDELQENWKITVLDTGGDTMTGGRLKRAQKYLMDGPFCLTYGDGVSDVDITALVESHRASGCWCTLTAVSQPGRYGALRLSDNLSHVDAFREKGAADGGLINGGFFVCEPEVFELIDGDQTVWENEPMDRLVERRMLGSFAHKGYWQSMDSLRDKVVLEEVWARGAPWKLWKD
- a CDS encoding outer membrane protein OmpK, with the protein product MVSGLAAASPLQWQDNSLTYLYGTDFEIDPKTQQTFTLEHASGWNAGDLFMFIDSIHYNGRKDAAGNNSTYYGEIAPRLSLGKLSGQSISFGPVKDVLLAGAYEFGRGDIKNYLLGPAVDLDLPGFDYFQLNTYYRHADTPDGNRGSWQITPVWGLTLPAGKSDILIDGYIDWVVDNDGDGPHANFHFNPQIKYDLGKAMGWKAKQFYAGIEYSYWKDKYGIRNSRDFDTNQNVTNLLVKVHF
- a CDS encoding NAD(P)-dependent oxidoreductase is translated as MKILVLGNLGYVGPSVVRELALRHPDAVIHGFDNAYFGHCLTGAVASPERYLDRQFYGDVRTISASMLEGYTAVIELAAVSNDPMGNRFAAVTEAINQKATVSIAQRAAQAGVRNFVFASSCSVYGVAHGAPRCETDPVAPMTAYAKSKIGAEEELANIESDMVITCLRFATACGMSDRLRLDLVLNDFVACALSEGRITVLSDGSPWRPLIDVADMARAIDWAVQRPASNGGRFLRVNTGSDERNHQVRDLAAAVADAVPGTSVSINTDAPVDSRSYKVDFSLFAKLAPDHQPLMTLSDSIGQLIEGLQRMKFNDADFRASPLMRLHVLQGHIAQGRLSEDLTWLPA